The following nucleotide sequence is from Peribacillus sp. ACCC06369.
CCTTGATATGCTTCTGGCAGAAGGGCAGCGTTTTCTTTGAGTTTACTTTTATCAATATTTTCAACAATTCCTTTTTCGTAGGATAGTTCAGAAATTCCGGAGTCCATTAATGCTAAATCAATGGTAGGCGCGCCTTTTTCCTGTAATAGACGGGAAAAAGTTGCCGTTGAATTGCCTTCAATGATTTTTACCTTGATACCAGTCTCTTTTTCAAAAGGATGAATGATATGCTTCTTGATAGTTTCGCCCCAATCACCACCGAAAATGGCAATCGATATTTCTTGTTCTTGTACATCTGTATTGGCTTCAGTCGCCACACTATTTGGTTGAACGGGCTTTCCGCAACCGGTAGCTACCACTAAAATAATTGCCAACAAAATGGTGTAAACACTTAACTTCTTCATATAACATCCCCTAGTCCCATGTTTTATTTTGAAGCAACATTTTCAATGCCTACTAACATATCAATGACAAGAATTAAGAAAAATGCAATATAAATCGTCACGGCTGAAACAGCAGCTATCATTGGATCGATGTTGTACTGAACATAATTGAACATTTTAACCGGAAGTGCCATCTGATCGGCAGAGGTCAAGAAAATCGTAACTTCAACATTTACCCACGAAACAGCAAAGGAAAACAGCGTTCCTGCGATAATACTAGATTTCATCAGTGGCAATGTAATGAAAAAAAAGGTTTTCAATGCACCCGCACCTAAATCCCTTCCTGCTTCTTCAATATACGGACTTATCCCCAGGAAGCTATTCACACACGTCCGAACCACATAAGGCAATGTAATAATGATATGACCTAACACTAGATTTAAGAAATTCTGTGGGCTATTAGTAAAGTAGTAAAAAAACTGAAGCAGTGCCAAGCCTAAGAAGATTTGAGGGAGCAAGAGAGGGGATGAGATAAGACTCATCACAATCCCCTTGCCTTTAAAATTATTCCTTGCCAAACCATATGAGGCTGGAATACCAATTAATATCGCACCTAGAGTAGCAACACCCGATAGTTTAAAACTATATATGAAGGATTCTACGTACGATATATCCTCATAAAGCTTTTGATACCATTTCAATGTAAATCCTTGTCCAGGAAAACTTAAATAATTTAGTTCAGTAAATGAAACATTAATCAACACCAATAATGGAAAGGCCAGAAATAAAAGCAGGAAGCCACCTATTGTCCACATTACTAGTTTAGAGATCAACGTCTTCCCCCCTCCATCCAGTCAGACCTTAATAAATAATGGTTTAATCCAATAATCAAAAAGCTAAAGATTAACACAGCAAAAGCAACCGCAGAACCGAACTGATAGTTGAATACCTGCATCATTTGTTCATAGATAACGGTCGCGATCAATTGGATCCTTCCACCGGAAAGCATAGCAGGCGTAACATAAGCACTAATAGCTAGAGAGAAAACCATCACACTGCCAGCCAATATTCCTGGGACTGTTAATGGAAGCGTTACCTTTAGAAAGGTTTGTAAACGACCTAAACCTAAATCCGACGCAGCCTCTTCCAGCCTGCTGTCTATATTCTCCAAAACCGTCGTAATGGATAAAATCATAAAAGGAGCTAAAATATACACCAAACCTATTATTATACCAGTCTCATTATACAGAAGTCTTAGAGGCTGGGAGATGATACCCAGCCCTAATAGAGTTTTGTTGATAAATCCGTTATTCCCTAAAATGACCATCCATCCAAATGATCTTACGACAGCGCTCGTAAATAATGGTGATATGATCACGATATAGGCAATACGCTTAATTATCTTACTCTTGATATATTTGGTGGTGAAGTAGGCGATAAAATAACCGACCAACAAGGTGATAAATGTAGCTATTAAGGAGATTTTTATTGATCGTATGGTAATAAATAAATAGTGTTGATCGTTAAAATATGAAAGATAATGCTGAAAAGTTATTCTTCCGCTTTCATCCAAGATGGAATTATTAAGAACAACAATTAAAGGAATAACAAAAAGTCCCAATAAGATCAATACGGATGGAGCTAATAGGATAAGAACAGTTTTTTTGGACATGGGAATTCTCCTTTACTCTATTCGATTGAGTAAGTTGAAAACAGTCTCGATAATAAGCTCCACTTTGTCATATTCGATTTTTTCCATAGTATCTGTCGGACGGTGATAGTCCGGTAATCTCCAAAACATAAGGAGCGCCGTTGGAATCCCTTCTAAATGGAACATCCATTCATCGGCTCCCGCTTTAGGAGTATCAACATCAACTTCGAAGTCATCTCTATCATAAGCTCCAGCTTCTCTGAAACTTTCTTTTACCTTTTGACGGAAATCTTCCGGCCCTACCCAAGACCATATCTTGTCTCCCGCACTAATTTGGTCAAGATTGATAACTGCCGCTACCTCATTAAGTGTTCCTTTTTCCTTTAAATCGTTCACATAATAATCGGCTCCTATGAATCCGACTTCTTCATTGGAAAATGCTATGACATCAATATCAAAAGGAAAATCATGATTTTCAGTTTTCAGTCTTCTGGCAACTTCAACGATTCCTGCTATACCTGAACCATTATCATAGGCTCCAGGAGTATTTAACGTAGTATCAGAGTGACCACAGACAATTACTTTTTTCTTTTTAACCGTATTTTTCGATTTATATGGATGACTAATGATGTTTGCCGATTTACATTCCTTTATTTTGCCCTCTACCTTAACAAATACCTCAATGTCATGTTTTTCACTTAATAACTCCTGAACACGAAGGTGATCTTCATAACTCATCACTACAGCAGGAATTGGGAATTTTGCTCTTGGATTCAATAATGCAATAGGGTCACCGCCGCTATTTACAACAACCTGTGCCAAAATTTCTCCTTCAGCGCCTAAGACATTGTAACAAGGCATATCATACACGCCCGGAATCAGGCCTTTTATTCCATGATATGTAAGCTTCCCTTTAATTCCTGTACTTGGAGTAGATCCAGAGAATAGTAGATAAGCCGTTTTTAATACTTTAGGAATTGGAGACAAGATTTCAAGCTCAGGTGCTCCTTCAGGTTCCCACCCCACAAAAGGATACACTTGCTTTTCAGTTTCTACTCCTAATTCGCTAAGTCTTTGGTGTATATAATCTGTACCCTTCCACTCACCTTCTGTTCCTGCGAATCGTTGCCCTACTTCTTCACTTAAAACTCGAATCGTTTCTTTGATTTCCCCGCGGATACTTGTCGTTTTCATATTACTCATTACAATCCCCCTGTTCTGATTACATCATTTTTCCAAACCGATTTGTTCGGAATGCATACTATCTTCCATTACCACTCTTTCATAATCTGTAATTCCGCTCAGATGTTTGATAAATACTTTTTCCACTCTGTCTTCGTCACGGCTACATAAAGCTTCATAGATTTCAGAATGCTCTTTGATGGATCTTTCTACAAGGTGGGGTCTGCTTAAAAAGGAATATCTAAAATGAACAATATAATCATGTAAGTTTTCTAGCATATTGATCAGTCTGTTTAACCCAGAAGTTTTAATGATTTCCGCATGAAATAAATCATGGACTTTCATAAGGTCTTCAATTCTACCTTGTTGAAAATACATTTCAGACTGATCTAGATAACTTTTTAATTTCAATAGCTGTTCATCGGTGATTTTGGACGCTGCGACTCTAGCAGCAGTAGGCTCTAATAACGAACGAATGAGGACAATTTCATTGATGGCTTCCAAGGTTATGCCTTTCACAACGCAGTGTTTTCTGGGGAGTATTTCAACTAAACCTTCTTGT
It contains:
- a CDS encoding ABC transporter permease, which gives rise to MISKLVMWTIGGFLLLFLAFPLLVLINVSFTELNYLSFPGQGFTLKWYQKLYEDISYVESFIYSFKLSGVATLGAILIGIPASYGLARNNFKGKGIVMSLISSPLLLPQIFLGLALLQFFYYFTNSPQNFLNLVLGHIIITLPYVVRTCVNSFLGISPYIEEAGRDLGAGALKTFFFITLPLMKSSIIAGTLFSFAVSWVNVEVTIFLTSADQMALPVKMFNYVQYNIDPMIAAVSAVTIYIAFFLILVIDMLVGIENVASK
- a CDS encoding ABC transporter permease, which produces MSKKTVLILLAPSVLILLGLFVIPLIVVLNNSILDESGRITFQHYLSYFNDQHYLFITIRSIKISLIATFITLLVGYFIAYFTTKYIKSKIIKRIAYIVIISPLFTSAVVRSFGWMVILGNNGFINKTLLGLGIISQPLRLLYNETGIIIGLVYILAPFMILSITTVLENIDSRLEEAASDLGLGRLQTFLKVTLPLTVPGILAGSVMVFSLAISAYVTPAMLSGGRIQLIATVIYEQMMQVFNYQFGSAVAFAVLIFSFLIIGLNHYLLRSDWMEGGRR
- a CDS encoding M20/M25/M40 family metallo-hydrolase, with product MSNMKTTSIRGEIKETIRVLSEEVGQRFAGTEGEWKGTDYIHQRLSELGVETEKQVYPFVGWEPEGAPELEILSPIPKVLKTAYLLFSGSTPSTGIKGKLTYHGIKGLIPGVYDMPCYNVLGAEGEILAQVVVNSGGDPIALLNPRAKFPIPAVVMSYEDHLRVQELLSEKHDIEVFVKVEGKIKECKSANIISHPYKSKNTVKKKKVIVCGHSDTTLNTPGAYDNGSGIAGIVEVARRLKTENHDFPFDIDVIAFSNEEVGFIGADYYVNDLKEKGTLNEVAAVINLDQISAGDKIWSWVGPEDFRQKVKESFREAGAYDRDDFEVDVDTPKAGADEWMFHLEGIPTALLMFWRLPDYHRPTDTMEKIEYDKVELIIETVFNLLNRIE
- a CDS encoding GntR family transcriptional regulator, encoding MDAMKLNKIKSVSIASEVFDQLRLKIINGELKNGERLVEMNLAKEMGVSRTPVREAVQRLEQEGLVEILPRKHCVVKGITLEAINEIVLIRSLLEPTAARVAASKITDEQLLKLKSYLDQSEMYFQQGRIEDLMKVHDLFHAEIIKTSGLNRLINMLENLHDYIVHFRYSFLSRPHLVERSIKEHSEIYEALCSRDEDRVEKVFIKHLSGITDYERVVMEDSMHSEQIGLEK